One part of the Musa acuminata AAA Group cultivar baxijiao chromosome BXJ1-5, Cavendish_Baxijiao_AAA, whole genome shotgun sequence genome encodes these proteins:
- the LOC135674754 gene encoding calcium-dependent protein kinase 2-like isoform X2: MGNCFTKKPADPATPTDADTPAHAPDPSPAPDDAPVQTAPVPTAAFSPPPKPAAPIGPVLGRPMEDVRTTYSLGKELGRGQFGVTHLCTHKATGDKYACKTIAKRKLANKEDIEDVRREVQIMYHLSGQPNIVELKGAFEDKQSVHLVMELCAGGELFDRIIARGHYTERAAASLLRTIVQIVHTCHSMGVMHRDLKPENFLLLNKDEDAPLKATDFGLSVFFKQGEVFKDIVGSAYYIAPEVLKRRYGPEADIWSIGVMLYIFLCGVPPFWAGASSSIQIILQGIFNTILRGQIDFTSDPWPNISPGAKDLVRKMLNLDPRQRLTAFEVLNHPWIKEDGEAPDTPLDNAVLNRLKQFRAMNQFKKAALRVIAGCLSEEEIKGLKEMFKNMDSDNSGTITLEELKQGLSKQGTKLSEYEVKQLMEAADADGNGTIDYEEFITATMHMNRMDREEHLYTAFQYFDKDNSGYITKEELEQALKEKGLYDGKEIKDIIAEADVDNDGRINYDEFAAMMRKGNPETNPKKRRDVFY, encoded by the exons atGGGGAACTGCTTCACCAAGAAGCCCGCCGACCCCGCCACGCCTACCGATGCCGACACCCCCGCCCACGCGCCGGACCCGAGCCCGGCCCCGGATGACGCCCCCGTCCAAACGGCACCCGTACCCACCGCCGCCTTCAGCCCGCCCCCTAAGCCGGCCGCTCCCATCGGCCCCGTGCTCGGCCGGCCCATGGAGGACGTCCGCACCACTTACTCCCTCGGGAAGGAGCTGGGGCGCGGCCAGTTCGGCGTCACCCATCTTTGCACCCACAAGGCCACCGGGGACAAGTACGCCTGCAAGACCATCGCGAAGCGTAAGCTCGCCAACAAGGAGGACATCGAGGACGTCAGGAGGGAGGTCCAGATCATGTACCACCTGTCGGGGCAGCCCAACATCGTGGAGCTGAAGGGGGCTTTCGAGGACAAGCAGTCGGTGCACCTCGTCATGGAGCTGTGCGCGGGAGGGGAGCTGTTCGATCGCATCATCGCCAGGGGCCACTACACGGAGCGGGCGGCCGCGTCGCTGCTGAGGACGATCGTGCAGATCGTCCACACCTGCCATTCCATGGGGGTGATGCATAGGGACCTCAAGCCCGAGAACTTCCTCTTGCTGAACAAGGATGAGGATGCGCCGCTCAAGGCCACCGACTTTGGGCTCTCTGTTTTCTTCAAGCAAG GTGAGGTATTCAAAGACATAGTTGGCAGTGCATATTACATAGCACCTGAGGTCCTCAAGCGAAGATATGGGCCAGAAGCTGATATTTGGAGCATAGGAGTGATGCTTTACATTTTTCTCTGTGGAGTTCCTCCATTCTGGGCTGGTGCTTCTTCATCTATTCAAATAATTCTT CAGGGGATCTTCAATACTATTCTAAGGGGGCAGATTGACTTTACAAGTGACCCATGGCCTAACATTTCACCTGGTGCTAAGGATCTTGTGAGAAAGATGCTGAACTTGGACCCCAGACAGAGGCTGACAGCATTTGAAGTTCTCA ACCATCCATGGATCAAGGAAGATGGAGAAGCACCTGACACACCACTTGACAATGCTGTCCTCAACAGGCTGAAACAATTTAGAGCAATGAACCAGTTTAAGAAAGCTGCCCTAAGG GTAATAGCAGGATGTTTATCAGAGGAAGAGATCAAAGGGCTGAAGGAAATGTTTAAGAATATGGACTCTGACAATAGTGGAACTATAACTCTCGAAGAACTAAAACAAGGTCTTTCCAAGCAAGGAACAAAGCTGTCGGAGTATGAAGTCAAACAGCTGATGGAAGCT GCTGATGCAGATGGGAACGGAACTATCGACTATGAGGAATTTATTACAGCGACAATGCACATGAACAGAATGGATAGAGAAGAGCATCTATATACAGCATTTCAGTACTTTGATAAGGACAACAGCGG TTATATCACAAAGGAAGAACTTGAGCAAGCTCTAAAAGAGAAAGGACTATACGACGGCAAGGAAATCAAGGATATAATTGCTGAAGCTGATGTTGACAAT GATGGAAGAATAAATTATGatgagtttgcagctatgatgagaaAAGGGAACCCTGAGACAAatccaaagaaaagaagagatgtgTTCTATTAA
- the LOC135674754 gene encoding calcium-dependent protein kinase 2-like isoform X1, giving the protein MGNCFTKKPADPATPTDADTPAHAPDPSPAPDDAPVQTAPVPTAAFSPPPKPAAPIGPVLGRPMEDVRTTYSLGKELGRGQFGVTHLCTHKATGDKYACKTIAKRKLANKEDIEDVRREVQIMYHLSGQPNIVELKGAFEDKQSVHLVMELCAGGELFDRIIARGHYTERAAASLLRTIVQIVHTCHSMGVMHRDLKPENFLLLNKDEDAPLKATDFGLSVFFKQGEVFKDIVGSAYYIAPEVLKRRYGPEADIWSIGVMLYIFLCGVPPFWAESEQGIFNTILRGQIDFTSDPWPNISPGAKDLVRKMLNLDPRQRLTAFEVLNHPWIKEDGEAPDTPLDNAVLNRLKQFRAMNQFKKAALRVIAGCLSEEEIKGLKEMFKNMDSDNSGTITLEELKQGLSKQGTKLSEYEVKQLMEAADADGNGTIDYEEFITATMHMNRMDREEHLYTAFQYFDKDNSGYITKEELEQALKEKGLYDGKEIKDIIAEADVDNDGRINYDEFAAMMRKGNPETNPKKRRDVFY; this is encoded by the exons atGGGGAACTGCTTCACCAAGAAGCCCGCCGACCCCGCCACGCCTACCGATGCCGACACCCCCGCCCACGCGCCGGACCCGAGCCCGGCCCCGGATGACGCCCCCGTCCAAACGGCACCCGTACCCACCGCCGCCTTCAGCCCGCCCCCTAAGCCGGCCGCTCCCATCGGCCCCGTGCTCGGCCGGCCCATGGAGGACGTCCGCACCACTTACTCCCTCGGGAAGGAGCTGGGGCGCGGCCAGTTCGGCGTCACCCATCTTTGCACCCACAAGGCCACCGGGGACAAGTACGCCTGCAAGACCATCGCGAAGCGTAAGCTCGCCAACAAGGAGGACATCGAGGACGTCAGGAGGGAGGTCCAGATCATGTACCACCTGTCGGGGCAGCCCAACATCGTGGAGCTGAAGGGGGCTTTCGAGGACAAGCAGTCGGTGCACCTCGTCATGGAGCTGTGCGCGGGAGGGGAGCTGTTCGATCGCATCATCGCCAGGGGCCACTACACGGAGCGGGCGGCCGCGTCGCTGCTGAGGACGATCGTGCAGATCGTCCACACCTGCCATTCCATGGGGGTGATGCATAGGGACCTCAAGCCCGAGAACTTCCTCTTGCTGAACAAGGATGAGGATGCGCCGCTCAAGGCCACCGACTTTGGGCTCTCTGTTTTCTTCAAGCAAG GTGAGGTATTCAAAGACATAGTTGGCAGTGCATATTACATAGCACCTGAGGTCCTCAAGCGAAGATATGGGCCAGAAGCTGATATTTGGAGCATAGGAGTGATGCTTTACATTTTTCTCTGTGGAGTTCCTCCATTCTGGGCTG AGTCTGAGCAGGGGATCTTCAATACTATTCTAAGGGGGCAGATTGACTTTACAAGTGACCCATGGCCTAACATTTCACCTGGTGCTAAGGATCTTGTGAGAAAGATGCTGAACTTGGACCCCAGACAGAGGCTGACAGCATTTGAAGTTCTCA ACCATCCATGGATCAAGGAAGATGGAGAAGCACCTGACACACCACTTGACAATGCTGTCCTCAACAGGCTGAAACAATTTAGAGCAATGAACCAGTTTAAGAAAGCTGCCCTAAGG GTAATAGCAGGATGTTTATCAGAGGAAGAGATCAAAGGGCTGAAGGAAATGTTTAAGAATATGGACTCTGACAATAGTGGAACTATAACTCTCGAAGAACTAAAACAAGGTCTTTCCAAGCAAGGAACAAAGCTGTCGGAGTATGAAGTCAAACAGCTGATGGAAGCT GCTGATGCAGATGGGAACGGAACTATCGACTATGAGGAATTTATTACAGCGACAATGCACATGAACAGAATGGATAGAGAAGAGCATCTATATACAGCATTTCAGTACTTTGATAAGGACAACAGCGG TTATATCACAAAGGAAGAACTTGAGCAAGCTCTAAAAGAGAAAGGACTATACGACGGCAAGGAAATCAAGGATATAATTGCTGAAGCTGATGTTGACAAT GATGGAAGAATAAATTATGatgagtttgcagctatgatgagaaAAGGGAACCCTGAGACAAatccaaagaaaagaagagatgtgTTCTATTAA
- the LOC135674035 gene encoding uncharacterized protein LOC135674035, translating to MGRPSVVPRKTPGQAKAKKKPIKVVYISNPMKVTTSAAKFRGLVQKLTGRDSNVAYMAATDSSMAESLPGSAAAYEAPRDPSLESTGAVDDPYKAAAASPFEVFDDAFTPQTLDGLPPNYEYLVGGSWMASEA from the coding sequence ATGGGGAGGCCGAGCGTGGTCCCCCGGAAGACCCCCGGGCAAGCCAAGGCCAAGAAGAAGCCCATCAAGGTGGTGTACATCTCCAACCCCATGAAGGTCACCACCAGCGCCGCCAAGTTCCGCGGCCTGGTGCAGAAGCTCACCGGCCGGGACTCCAACGTCGCCTACATGGCCGCCACGGACTCGTCGATGGCGGAATCCCTGCCCGGATCTGCAGCGGCCTACGAGGCACCTCGAGATCCGAGCTTGGAGTCGACGGGTGCAGTCGATGATCCGTACAAGGCCGCAGCGGCGTCGCCGTTTGAGGTGTTCGATGATGCTTTCACCCCGCAGACGTTAGATGGCCTTCCGCCGAACTATGAGTATCTTGTAGGTGGATCTTGGATGGCCAGTGAAGCGTGA
- the LOC135674759 gene encoding calmodulin, with amino-acid sequence MAEQLTDDQISEFKEAFSLFDKDGDGCITTKELGTVMRSLGQNPTEAELQDMINEVDADGNGTIDFPEFLNLMARKMKDTDSEEELKEAFRVFDKDQNGFISAAELRHVMTNLGEKLTDEEVDEMIREADVDGDGQINYDEFVKVMMAK; translated from the exons ATGGCGGAGCAGCTCACCGACGACCAGATCTCGGAGTTCAAGGAGGCCTTCAGCTTGTTCGACAAGGACGGCGATG GTTGTATCACTACTAAGGAGCTTGGGACTGTGATGCGCTCTCTGGGTCAGAACCCTACAGAAGCAGAGTTACAGGACATGATAAATGAGGTTGATGCAGATGGTAATGGGACGATCGACTTTCCTGAATTTCTCAATCTGATGGCCCGAAAGATGAAGGACACCGACTCAGAGGAAGAACTGAAGGAGGCCTTCCGAGTCTTCGACAAGGATCAGAATGGTTTCATATCTGCTGCTGAGTTGCGTCATGTCATGACCAACCTAGGTGAGAAACTGACGGACGAGGAAGTTGACGAGATGATCCGTGAAGCTGATGTTGATGGAGATGGTCAGATCAACTACGACGAGTTTGTCAAGGTCATGATGGCAAAATGA
- the LOC135674758 gene encoding alpha-L-arabinofuranosidase 1-like isoform X2, whose protein sequence is MGLRGTLCALVLVSISCWCSASGIKANQTATLLVDASPGMGRMMPQNMFGVFFEEINHAGAGGLWAELISNRGFEDGGPNTPSNIYPWSIIGNETNIIVSTDRTSCFIRNKVALRMEVLCDNNGSNICPAGGVGVYNPGFWGMNIQQGKAYKIALHVRTSESMTLYLSLTSSDGSLNLATATIESDTLEKTDWTKVELQVESSGTNVNARFQLTTTTKGVIWLDQVSVMPLDTYKGHGFRMELASMLADLKPRFLRFPGGSYVEGEWLMNAFRWRETIGPWEERPGHFNDVWKYWTDDGLGFYEFLQLAEDIGALPLWVVNTGISHNDQVNPSSISAFVKDTLDAIEFARGDSGSKWGSIRASMGHPEPFQLYYVALGNQDCSKRNYKGNYLKFYSAIKDAYPDIQVISNCDGSSGPLDHPADLYDFHVYTSANNMFSMAHQFDRTSRSGPKAFVSEYAVTGKDAGKGSFLAALAQAGFLIGLERNSDIVEMASNAPLFVNDNDRRWSPDAIVFNSWQQYGTPSYWMQHFFKESSGAIFHPSVLQASSTKSLMASAITWQKSEDGNKYLKIKIVNCGSDLVNLKISVTGLENDVCSCVSKKTVFTGGLTDENSFREPKKLLVYDALGLGHRPGGEALKMALVVGYMFLFAWLGHVTRGGAYNPLTVLSYAFSGGPDGFLFTALGRIPAQVIGSATGVRFIKQTFPSIGHGPRLSIDIHRGAWTEGFLTFMIVMASLMLKKKDPGSFFMKTWISSIFKLALNVLGSDLTGGIMNPASAFAWAYARGDHITLDQLIVYWFAPIQATLLAVWTFGLLTEPKSKVQKAEENKVKSE, encoded by the exons ATGGGTCTCCGAGGCACGCTATGCGCTCTGGTTTTGGTGTCGATTTCATGTTGGTGTTCTGCTTCCGGGATCAAAGCTAACCAGACGGCGACGTTGCTCGTTGATGCTTCACCGGGAATGGGACGGATGATGCCCCAGAACATGTTCGGCGTCTTCTTCGAG GAGATCAACCATGCTGGAGCAGGTGGACTATGGGCGGAGCTTATAAGTAATAGAG GTTTTGAAGATGGAGGTCCCAATACTCCTTCGAACATATATCCATGGTCCATAATCGGGAATGAAACAAACATTATTGTATCAACTGATCGAACATCTTGTTTCATCCGCAATAAGGTTGCACTTCGAATGGAAGTACTATGTGACAATAACGGATCCAATATTTGTCCAGCAGGAGGTGTTGGTGTATACAACCCTGGTTTCTGGGGCATG AATATTCAGCAAGGGAAGGCCTATAAGATTGCCCTTCATGTGAGGACTTCGGAGTCGATGACCTTATATCTTTCACTGACAAGTTCAGATGGCTCGCTAAACCTGGCTACTGCTACAATTGA ATCTGATACTTTAGAGAAGACAGACTGGACCAAGGTTGAGCTTCAGGTTGAATCTAGTGGAACAAATGTAAATGCAAGATTTCAACTGACAACCACTACAAAAGGTGTGATATGGTTGGATCAAGTTTCTGTGATGCCCTTGGACACATATAAG GGGCATGGTTTCAGGATGGAGCTTGCTTCGATGCTAGCAGATCTGAAACCTCGATTCCTCAGATTTCCAG GTGGCTCTTATGTTGAAGGAGAATGGTTAATGAATGCATTTCGATGGAGAGAAACCATTGGTCCTTGGGAAGAGAGACCTGGGCATTTCAATGATGTTTGGAAGTATTGGACTGATGATGGACTTGGATTTTATGAGTTCCTTCAA CTAGCAGAAGACATTGGTGCTCTCCCACTGTGGGTGGTCAATACTG GAATAAGCCACAACGACCAAGTTAATCCCTCAAGCATATCAGCTTTTGTAAAG GATACGCTTGATGCTATTGAGTTTGCTAGAGGTGATTCTGGATCTAAATGGGGCTCTATTCGAGCATCAATGGGACATCCGGAACCCTTTCAACTGTACTATGTTGCCCTTGGGAATCAGGATTGTTCTAAGAGAAACTATAAAG gaaattacttgaagttctaTTCCGCCATTAAAGATGCCTATCCGGATATTCAAGTTATATCAAACTGTGATGGGTCTTCTGGCCCTTTAGATCATCCTGCTGATCTATATGACTTTCAT GTTTATACATCTGCGAACAACATGTTTTCCATGGCTCACCAATTTGATCGCACATCACGTAGTGGCCCCAAG GCCTTTGTTAGTGAGTATGCTGTGACTGGAAAAGATGCTGGCAAAGGTAGCTTTTTAGCAGCTCTAGCTCAAGCTGGTTTTCTTATTGGGTTGGAGAGAaacag TGACATTGTTGAGATGGCAAGCAATGCACCACTTTTTGTCAATGACAATGATCGAAG GTGGAGTCCAGATGCAATTGTCTTTAACTCGTGGCAGCAATATGGAACACCGAGCTACTGGATGCAGCACTTCTTCAAGGAATCAAGTGGTGCAATTTTTCATCCTTCTGTCTTACAAGCTAGTTCCACCAAATCGTTGATGGCATCTGCAATTACTTGGCAGAAATCTGAAGATGGCAACAAGTACCTTAAAATAAAG ATAGTCAACTGTGGCAGTGACCTTGTGAATCTAAAGATCTCTGTCACTGGACTAGAGAATGATGTTTGCTCATGTGTATCTAAGAAGACTGTGTTTACAGGTGGATTGACAGATGAGAATTCATTCAGGGAACCAAAAAAG CTCCTGGTCTACGACGCCCTCGGCCTGGGCCACCGCCCCGGCGGCGAGGCCCTCAAGATGGCCCTCGTTGTCGGTTACATGTTCCTCTTCGCGTGGCTCGGCCACGTCACGCGGGGTGGCGCCTACAACCCTCTCACCGTGCTCTCCTACGCCTTCTCCGGTGGTCCCGACGGGTTTCTTTTCACAGCCCTGGGAAGGATCCCTGCGCAG GTGATAGGATCAGCAACTGGTGTTAGATTCATCAAACAAACCTTTCCTTCGATAGGCCATGGACCTCGTTTGAGCATTGATATCCATCGTGGGGCATGGACAGAAGGGTTCCTTACATTTATGATCGTGATGGCCTCACTAATGCTAAAGAAAAAAGATCCTGGAAGTTTCTTCATGAAAACATGGATTTCAAGCATTTTCAAGTTGGCACTTAATGTCCTTGGTTCTGATTTAACTGGAGGAATTATGAACCCTGCCTCT GCCTTTGCTTGGGCATATGCTCGGGGAGATCACATAACGTTGGATCAACTAATTGTTTACTGGTTTGCGCCCATTCAAGCAACTTTATTAGCAGTCTGGACATTCGGATTGCTTACCGAGCCAAAGAGCAAGGTGCAAAAAGCTGAAGAAAACAAGGTTAAGTCGGAGTGA
- the LOC135674758 gene encoding alpha-L-arabinofuranosidase 1-like isoform X1, whose protein sequence is MGLRGTLCALVLVSISCWCSASGIKANQTATLLVDASPGMGRMMPQNMFGVFFEEINHAGAGGLWAELISNRGFEDGGPNTPSNIYPWSIIGNETNIIVSTDRTSCFIRNKVALRMEVLCDNNGSNICPAGGVGVYNPGFWGMNIQQGKAYKIALHVRTSESMTLYLSLTSSDGSLNLATATIESDTLEKTDWTKVELQVESSGTNVNARFQLTTTTKGVIWLDQVSVMPLDTYKGHGFRMELASMLADLKPRFLRFPGGSYVEGEWLMNAFRWRETIGPWEERPGHFNDVWKYWTDDGLGFYEFLQLAEDIGALPLWVVNTGISHNDQVNPSSISAFVKDTLDAIEFARGDSGSKWGSIRASMGHPEPFQLYYVALGNQDCSKRNYKGNYLKFYSAIKDAYPDIQVISNCDGSSGPLDHPADLYDFHVYTSANNMFSMAHQFDRTSRSGPKAFVSEYAVTGKDAGKGSFLAALAQAGFLIGLERNSDIVEMASNAPLFVNDNDRRWSPDAIVFNSWQQYGTPSYWMQHFFKESSGAIFHPSVLQASSTKSLMASAITWQKSEDGNKYLKIKIVNCGSDLVNLKISVTGLENDVCSCVSKKTVFTGGLTDENSFREPKKVFPVSSKLPNAGSNMDVVITPYSLIAFDLFLAPPASYSSSM, encoded by the exons ATGGGTCTCCGAGGCACGCTATGCGCTCTGGTTTTGGTGTCGATTTCATGTTGGTGTTCTGCTTCCGGGATCAAAGCTAACCAGACGGCGACGTTGCTCGTTGATGCTTCACCGGGAATGGGACGGATGATGCCCCAGAACATGTTCGGCGTCTTCTTCGAG GAGATCAACCATGCTGGAGCAGGTGGACTATGGGCGGAGCTTATAAGTAATAGAG GTTTTGAAGATGGAGGTCCCAATACTCCTTCGAACATATATCCATGGTCCATAATCGGGAATGAAACAAACATTATTGTATCAACTGATCGAACATCTTGTTTCATCCGCAATAAGGTTGCACTTCGAATGGAAGTACTATGTGACAATAACGGATCCAATATTTGTCCAGCAGGAGGTGTTGGTGTATACAACCCTGGTTTCTGGGGCATG AATATTCAGCAAGGGAAGGCCTATAAGATTGCCCTTCATGTGAGGACTTCGGAGTCGATGACCTTATATCTTTCACTGACAAGTTCAGATGGCTCGCTAAACCTGGCTACTGCTACAATTGA ATCTGATACTTTAGAGAAGACAGACTGGACCAAGGTTGAGCTTCAGGTTGAATCTAGTGGAACAAATGTAAATGCAAGATTTCAACTGACAACCACTACAAAAGGTGTGATATGGTTGGATCAAGTTTCTGTGATGCCCTTGGACACATATAAG GGGCATGGTTTCAGGATGGAGCTTGCTTCGATGCTAGCAGATCTGAAACCTCGATTCCTCAGATTTCCAG GTGGCTCTTATGTTGAAGGAGAATGGTTAATGAATGCATTTCGATGGAGAGAAACCATTGGTCCTTGGGAAGAGAGACCTGGGCATTTCAATGATGTTTGGAAGTATTGGACTGATGATGGACTTGGATTTTATGAGTTCCTTCAA CTAGCAGAAGACATTGGTGCTCTCCCACTGTGGGTGGTCAATACTG GAATAAGCCACAACGACCAAGTTAATCCCTCAAGCATATCAGCTTTTGTAAAG GATACGCTTGATGCTATTGAGTTTGCTAGAGGTGATTCTGGATCTAAATGGGGCTCTATTCGAGCATCAATGGGACATCCGGAACCCTTTCAACTGTACTATGTTGCCCTTGGGAATCAGGATTGTTCTAAGAGAAACTATAAAG gaaattacttgaagttctaTTCCGCCATTAAAGATGCCTATCCGGATATTCAAGTTATATCAAACTGTGATGGGTCTTCTGGCCCTTTAGATCATCCTGCTGATCTATATGACTTTCAT GTTTATACATCTGCGAACAACATGTTTTCCATGGCTCACCAATTTGATCGCACATCACGTAGTGGCCCCAAG GCCTTTGTTAGTGAGTATGCTGTGACTGGAAAAGATGCTGGCAAAGGTAGCTTTTTAGCAGCTCTAGCTCAAGCTGGTTTTCTTATTGGGTTGGAGAGAaacag TGACATTGTTGAGATGGCAAGCAATGCACCACTTTTTGTCAATGACAATGATCGAAG GTGGAGTCCAGATGCAATTGTCTTTAACTCGTGGCAGCAATATGGAACACCGAGCTACTGGATGCAGCACTTCTTCAAGGAATCAAGTGGTGCAATTTTTCATCCTTCTGTCTTACAAGCTAGTTCCACCAAATCGTTGATGGCATCTGCAATTACTTGGCAGAAATCTGAAGATGGCAACAAGTACCTTAAAATAAAG ATAGTCAACTGTGGCAGTGACCTTGTGAATCTAAAGATCTCTGTCACTGGACTAGAGAATGATGTTTGCTCATGTGTATCTAAGAAGACTGTGTTTACAGGTGGATTGACAGATGAGAATTCATTCAGGGAACCAAAAAAG GTGTTTCCAGTTAGCAGCAAGCTTCCAAATGCAGGGAGTAACATGGATGTTGTGATTACCCCATATTCCCTCATCGCATTCGATCTGTTTCTTGCTCCACCAGCATCCTACAGCTCTTCAATGTAA
- the LOC135674761 gene encoding histone-lysine N-methyltransferase, H3 lysine-9 specific SUVH1-like, with product MEERSNCAPHSWSESVVLDVKPLRSLAPMYPAPLGQKNTFSPPNAPPFVCVTTPFGSFTTESAFPPGFCPLFPSFAASHDVNQKPVDVNFVNDANGFARASEGPDINGSLHNASPSPSFQTPPAAIVSFNKEEPLASGASPPSGRTIKRSSCSNSIHIGNSETEGSNKKKIKTRRPKATGGDLSLLPSSSHDPRELVEVVLMTFDALRRRLMQLDESKRLRPDLKAGTIMMSSDLRANMVKRIGQVPGVAVGDIFYFRIEMCLVGLHSQSVAGIDYMTARFGNEEDPVALGVVSAGVYDNEEDNVDVLIYSGQGSSSKDDQKLERGNLALEKSLHRANEIRVIRSAKDPFVLNGKIYVYDGLYKIHESWVEKGKSGFNTFKYKFLREPGQPDGIAVWKMIEKWKQNPSSRANVILPDISSGIENMPVCLVNDVDDEKGPRYFAYSTAVSYSKSITSSRPLHSCMCNSVCMPGDSNCSCLHQNGGFLPYCSNGILISCKPLIYECSVSCQCPTNCRNRVTQRGVQVHFEVFRTRDRGWGLRCWDAIRAGTFICEYVGEVTESIQGVEYDEENDHIFQPRHADQGFKWNYVPELLGEPSSVDLSETSKPLSFIINSKNMGNISRFMNHSCSPNVFWQPVVHDHGDDGFPHIMFFAAKHIPPMTELTYDYGPSSAEMGDYVQSRRTKECFCGSVKCRGFFG from the coding sequence ATGGAAGAGCGATCAAACTGTGCACCTCATTCTTGGAGCGAATCGGTCGTCTTGGATGTGAAGCCTTTGCGATCTTTGGCTCCCATGTATCCTGCCCCGCTTGGGCAGAAGAACACATTCTCCCCTCCCAATGCCCCTCCCTTTGTTTGTGTCACAACGCCTTTTGGTTCCTTCACAACGGAGTCTGCGTTTCCTCCGGGCTTTTGTCCGCTTTTCCCATCTTTTGCTGCTTCTCATGACGTTAACCAGAAACCAGTGGATGTTAATTTTGTCAACGATGCAAATGGGTTTGCCCGTGCCTCGGAAGGTCCGGACATTAATGGTTCTCTGCACAACGCTTCACCATCTCCTTCCTTTCAGACGCCCCCTGCAGCCATCGTATCTTTTAACAAGGAGGAGCCGCTGGCTAGTGGTGCCTCCCCACCATCTGGCAGGACAATAAAGCGGTCCTCTTGCTCTAACAGCATTCACATTGGCAATTCAGAGACAGAGGGTAGTAACAAGAAAAAGATCAAAACTCGACGACCTAAAGCTACTGGCGGTGATTTATCACTGCTACCCTCTTCTTCACATGATCCCAGGGAGCTGGTGGAGGTTGTCCTTATGACATTTGATGCACTTCGCCGGAGGCTTATGCAATTAGATGAGTCGAAAAGGCTACGCCCAGACCTGAAAGCGGGGACCATAATGATGTCCAGTGATCTCCGAGCCAACATGGTAAAGCGGATAGGGCAGGTACCCGGTGTTGCGGTCGGAGATATTTTCTACTTTAGGATCGAGATGTGTTTGGTAGGATTGCATAGTCAGAGTGTTGCTGGAATTGATTACATGACAGCCAGGTTTGGCAATGAAGAAGACCCTGTGGCTCTTGGTGTTGTCTCTGCTGGTGTTTATGATAATGAGGAGGATAATGTGGATGTTCTGATTTACAGTGGTCAGGGAAGTTCTAGCAAGGATGACCAGAAGCTTGAAAGGGGTAATCTTGCTTTAGAAAAAAGCTTGCATAGGGCTAATGAGATTAGGGTCATTCGTAGTGCAAAGGATCCTTTTGTACTTAATGGTAAAATTTACGTCTATGATGGCCTGTATAAGATTCATGAGTCATGGGTGGAAAAAGGAAAGTCAGGCTTTAACACTTTCAAGTACAAGTTTCTGCGAGAGCCAGGGCAGCCTGATGGGATTGCAGTATGGAAAATGATTGAGAAATGGAAACAGAATCCATCGTCTAGAGCGAATGTAATTTTGCCTGACATATCTTCAGGTATTGAAAATATGCCTGTTTGTCTTGTCAATGACGTGGATGATGAGAAGGGACCTAGGTATTTTGCCTATTCCACTGCTGTTAGTTATTCAAAATCTATTACTTCATCGAGACCTTTGCATTCTTGCATGTGCAATAGTGTCTGTATGCCAGGTGATTCTAATTGCTCTTGTCTCCACCAGAATGGTGGCTTTCTTCCTTACTGTTCAAATGGGATCCTTATCAGCTGTAAGCCTCTTATATATGAATGCTCTGTTTCCTGCCAGTGCCCTACAAACTGCCGAAACCGAGTTACGCAGAGAGGTGTTCAAGTCCACTTTGAGGTTTTTAGGACAAGGGACCGTGGATGGGGCCTCCGTTGTTGGGATGCTATTCGTGCTGGGACTTTCATCTGCGAATATGTAGGTGAAGTCACTGAGAGCATCCAAGGAGTTGAATATGATGAAGAAAATGACCATATCTTTCAGCCAAGACATGCTGACCAGGGTTTTAAGTGGAATTATGTGCCTGAGTTGTTGGGAGAACCTAGTAGTGTTGACCTGAGTGAGACTTCAAAACCCTTATCTTTCATCATTAACTCAAAAAACATGGGCAACATTTCTCGATTTATGAACCACAGTTGCTCACCTAATGTCTTTTGGCAGCCAGTTGTTCATGACCATGGTGATGATGGATTTCCACATATCATGTTTTTTGCAGCAAAACATATTCCTCCTATGACAGAGTTAACATATGATTATGGTCCGAGTTCAGCTGAGATGGGGGATTATGTTCAATCCCGGAGAACAAAAGAATGCTTTTGCGGCTCAGTTAAGTGTAGAGGCTTTTTTGGCTGA